One Scleropages formosus chromosome 8, fSclFor1.1, whole genome shotgun sequence DNA window includes the following coding sequences:
- the LOC108935802 gene encoding 39S ribosomal protein L12, mitochondrial-like, whose translation MWGSGWCVRTALRIAAKTHRHDLRSQALCALRTFRMSPASGSDPIPSPPLDGAPKQYSPKIQQLVKEIASLTLREVSDLNELLKKTLNIQEVGMMPVGTVAPSATPAAQPAEEEAVPVKEKTHFTVKLTEVKATEKVKLIKEVKNCIQGINLVQAKKLVETLPQEIRANVSKEEAEKLKAALEAAGGTVELE comes from the exons ATGTGGGGCAGCGGCTGGTGCGTCCGGACCGCGCTGCGAATCGCCGCGAAAACACACCG ACACGACCTTCGCTCCCAAGCTCTTTGCGCTCTGAGGACCTTCAGGATGAGCCCAGCCAGCGGGTCGGACCCCATCCCTTCTCCGCCTTTGGATGGAGCTCCGAAGCAGTACTCCCCAAAAATCCAGCAGCTCGTGAAGGAAATCGCCAGCCTCACCCTGAGGGAGGTATCGGATCTCAACGAGCTGCTCAAG AAAACGCTCAATATCCAAGAGGTGGGGATGATGCCCGTGGGGACTGTGGCCCCGTCAGCCACTCCAGCAGCACAG CCAGCAGAGGAAGAGGCTGTTCCAGTAAAGGAGAAGACCCATTTTACAGTGAAACTGACAGAGGTGAAGGCCACAGAGAAGGTGAAGCTGATCAAAGAGGTGAAGAATTGCATCCAGGGTATAAACCTTGTCCAG GCAAAGAAGTTGGTGGAAACATTACCTCAAGAAATCCGGGCGAACGTGTCCAAGGAGGAGGCGGAGAAATTGAAGGCGGCGCTGGAGGCAGCAGGGGGGACCGTAGAGCTGGAGTAG